The proteins below are encoded in one region of Helianthus annuus cultivar XRQ/B chromosome 2, HanXRQr2.0-SUNRISE, whole genome shotgun sequence:
- the LOC110894271 gene encoding uncharacterized protein LOC110894271, translating to MNINILQVEEVPLTFSSTTHYMNSFIYLLLEETRADMFSQLAGISQAPASPFFGLRKMPTDSRKKMFYRMTLTGTKYDPLVGDLIALTQVKPKRIDDLARSNNPFLLAYVTNVINESPMTIEVVSSNDLIDSSLCEMKERPKGFIVYLTNLTTNMRIWQALNPAANMNLVQTTLSPSSSVSTCYKVASYFFFLLQVAGDCDKCCIDGEKGIIDSKVRHAFDSFKLDTSQEAAVLSCLAAKKCCHKTSCTKLIWGPPGTGKTKTVASLLFVLLREKHRTLTCAPTNIAVVGVAKRLLSLLSNHNLGCETYGFGDIILFGNRERMKISVDHEELLDVFLDNRVNVLGNCLSLWKTYTGDMIRLLQNPMKEYQCFLVPKKTKAKSKKEKEQKPVEKHDVIQLTFEEFVMNRFSGLSKKLTACIRNLYTHLPTSVIPLKFAKKMNCLVDLIQKVGESVKEIVTRKQSLKKAFESGVNISHFMKLRLRKTECLQALNDLRAASFIPKSMNITKLKNFCLSNACLIFCTASSSIKLCIKGMTPIEMVLIDEAAQLKECESVIPLQLPGVRNAVLVGDERQLPPMICSDAKFGRSLFERLVLLGHQKHLLNVQYRMHPSISQFPNTEFYNGQILDGPNVIDKAREQRFLQEDMYGAYSFINVDSAKEEFDKNHSTKNMVEVAVIAQIVANLFKESVSKKRKVTVGCISPYKAQVDAIQAKLGTKYNQEENGWSFSVNVRSVDGFQGSEEDVIIFSSVRCNHRGSVGFLSSRERANVALTRARHCLWIVGNKETMIKSGSVWNTLVYDAENRGCVFDAHEDKNLAQVIIHTMIEFANFGSLLKTDSILFKEARWKVNFTNTFLERIAGISNPNVCKQVASLLVKLSSGWRQAKKNKSNSYNNTRAMFDMLEIYNVDGHFHLVWSVDIVYENSLCVQVLKFWDILVLSQIQQRAKHLESAFGNYTLEMINRCQTKRLERNLVFPMTWPADSSSTDDPTLVLTCGLAKLSLNKQT from the exons ATGAACATTAACATTTTACAGGTGGAAGAAGTTCCATTGACATTTTCATCCACAACCCACTACATGAACTCATTCATATATCTTCTTCTTGAAGAAACACGCGCAGATATGTTCTCTCAACTTGCTGGAATCTCTCAGGCACCCGCGAGCCCCTTTTTCGGTTTGCGGAAAATGCCAACCGATAGTCGCAAGAAAATGTTCTATCGCATGACTTTAACTGGGACGAAGTATGATCCTTTAGTTGGAGATCTTATAGCGTTGACACAAGTTAAACCTAAacgcattgatgatcttgctcgATCAAACAACCCTTTCCTTCTAGCTTATGTGACAAATGTGATCAATGAAAGCCCAATGACAATAGAAGTTGTGTCATCAAATGATCTCATTGACTCCAGTTTATGTGAGATGAAGGAACGACCAAAGGGCTTCATTGTTTATCTCACAAACTTGACGACAAATATGCGTATATGGCAGGCGCTTAATCCGGCTGCCAACATGAATCTTGTTCAAACAACATTGTCACCTAGTTCTTCTGTAAGTACATGTTATAAAGTTGCatcttactttttttttttgttacaa GTTGCTGGGGACTGTGACAAGTGCTGTATTGATGGAGAAAAAGGTATTATTGACTCAAAAGTAAGGCATGCTTTTGATTCATTTAAGCTAGATACTTCACAAGAAGCTGCTGTATTAAGTTGTCTTGCGGCTAAAAAATGTTGTCATAAAACCTCCTGCACTAAGTTGATATGGGGTCCTCCGGGGACTGGGAAGACAAAGACAGTTGCATCATTATTATTCGTGTTGTTAAGGGAGAAACACAGGACTCTTACTTGTGCTCCCACTAATATTGCAGTGGTAGGAGTTGCAAAGAGATTGTTGAGTTTGCTAAGTAACCATAATTTGGGTTGTGAAACTTATGGGTTTGGAGACATAATTTTATTTGGAAACAGAGAACGAATGAAAATTAGCGTTGATCATGAAGAGCTTCTCGATGTGTTTCTTGACAACCGAGTTAATGTTCTTGGTAACTGTTTATCGCTGTGGAAAACTTATACGGGTGATATGATTCGTCTTCTTCAAAATCCCATGAAAGAGTACCAGTGTTTCCTAGTACCCAAGAAAACAAAAGCCAAAAGCAAGAAGGAGAAAGAACAAAAGCCTGTCGAGAAACATGACGTGATTCAGTTGACTTTTGAGGAGTTTGTTATGAACAGATTCAGTGGTCTAAGCAAAAAGCTTACTGCTTGTATCAGGAACTTGTATACCCATTTGCCTACTTCTGTGATTCCTCTCAAATTCGCAAAGAAAATGAATTGTTTAGTTGATTTGATTCAGAAGGTTGGAGAGTCTGTAAAGGAGATAGTAACTAGAAAGCAAAGCTTAAAGAAAGCCTTCGAAAGTGGAGTAAACATATCTCATTTTATGAAGCTAAGATTGCGCAAAACCGAATGCCTGCAGGCACTAAATGATCTTAGAGCAGCATCTTTCATTCCAAAATCTATGAACATAACCAAACTTAAAAACTTTTGTCTGAGTAATGCTTGTTTGATCTTCTGTACTGCATCAAGCTCAATCAAATTGTGTATAAAAGGAATGACACCAATTGAAATGGTATTGATTGATGAAGCCGCACAGCTTAAAGAATGTGAATCTGTTATCCCATTGCAGCTTCCAGGTGTTCGAAATGCTGTGCTCGTTGGAGATGAAAGACAGTTGCCACCGATG ATTTGTTCTGATGCTAAGTTTGGAAGGAGTTTATTCGAAAGGCTGGTGCTACTCGGACACCAAAAACACCTCCTCAACGTTCAGTACAGGATGCATCCATCAATTAGCCAGTTTCCAAACACTGAGTTTTACAACGGGCAGATCTTGGATGGTCCTAATGTCATTGATAAAGCTCGAGAACAGCGTTTTCTTCAAGAGGACATGTACGGAGCGTACTCGTTCATCAACGTTGATTCTGCAAAGGAGGAGTTCGACAAAAACCATAGCACAAAAAACATGGTTGAAGTTGCTGTGATTGCGCAGATTGTTGCAAATCTTTTCAAAG AATCTGTCTCAAAGAAACGAAAGGTGACCGTGGGGTGCATTTCACCGTACAAGGCTCAGGTTGATGCAATTCAAGCAAAACTAGGCACAAAGTACAACCAGGAGGAGAACGGCTGGAGCTTTTCTGTCAACGTTCGATCCGTTGATGGGTTTCAAGGTAGTGAAGAAGATGTCATAATTTTTTCATCAGTTAGGTGTAACCATCGTGGATCAGTTGGGTTTCTTTCAAGTCGCGAGCGTGCAAACGTTGCATTAACTCGAGCAAGACATTGCCTGTGGATTGTAGGAAACAAAGAAACCATGATCAAGAGTGGTTCTGTTTGGAACACTCTAGTTTATGATGCAGAAAACCGTGGGTGCGTTTTTGATGCACATGAAGACAAGAACTTGGCTCAAGTCATAATACACACCATGATTGAGTTTGCCAATTTTGGTTCCTTACTAAAAACAGACTCGATACTTTTTAAGGAGGCAAGATGGAAGGTTAACTTTACCAACACGTTTCTTGAAAGAATAGCTGGTATTAGCAATCCTAACGTTTGTAAACAAGTTGCATCCCTTCTTGTGAAGCTTTCAAGTGGTTGGCGTCAAGCGAAGAAAAACAAAAGTAACAGTTACAACAACACACGAGCAATGTTCGACATGTTAGAGATATACAATGTTGACGGACATTTCCATCTTGTTTGGAGTGTAGACATTGTCTACGAAAACTCACTCTGTGTTCAAGTTTTGAAGTTTTGGGACATCTTGGTGTTGTCACAAATACAACAACGTGCAAAGCATTTGGAGAGTGCTTTTGGAAACTATACGCTTGAAATGATCAATCGTTGTCAAACCAAGCGTTTAGAAAG AAATCTTGTTTTTCCAATGACTTGGCCTGCGGATTCAAGTTCAACTGATGATCCAACTTTGGTTTTGACATGTGGGCTAGCTAAATTGAGTTTAAACAAGCAAActtga